GAATTTGACATTTTTTAGGTGATCCCTAAATATGCAATCTAGTCTCGAACTATTAACCGACTTAGCCCATGTATTATTAACAATATCCGCCACACCATCTTTGTTGAACCATTCATTAAAAATCTTGAAAGGTTTCGGACCATAATCAATGAACTTATCTTTTAGGATTATGGGACAATGATCGGAGACACGTCTATCTAAAGGGTTAACCGAAAGATCCTTCCATAGGTTAATGAAATTGTCGTTCACAATAAATCTATCGAGCTTACTAAACTTTGCACCATTATCACTTATTCTCGTAAACTTCCTACCATTTATTGGAATTTCAATTAAGTTGTTTCTCGCTATAAACTCGTTGAATCTAGTTGCTCTACTTTGATTGAAAACACAATTTAGCCTATCCGAAAATTCTCTAACCTCGTTGAAATCCCCACATAGAACCCACGCTGTGTCAATACCTCCCATGATACTATCCAAATTACACCACATAATTTTCTTACTCGAATTATTGTGCAGACCATACACATAAACAATAATCGATTCTTGTCCCGATACTACCCACATTCCCGGAACGGCAAGAAAGAAATCACTACATAAAGAACTTGTTGCAACAAATGTTTTCGTGTCCCAAACCAATAATATCCCACCCTATTTTCTCACAATCTCTTTTTGGATAAAATCACAATCACTATTTCCCCACAAGTTATGAACCCAATGATCACTAAGTTGTTTACATCTAGTTTCTTGTAATGCAATTACGTCCGCTTTCTCACTAAAGCAAATATTTTTAACCCACTCGAATTTCCCTTTGACCCCAAAACCAAACACGTTTAAAGTTAAAACCTTCATAATTAAAGTTATCAAAAATGAAGGGAACCAAGACACTTATTGTGGGTTGAGGGTATTCCACCTCAACCCGATTTGTTGTCCAAATTCCTTGACTTCCTTACTGTTAATTGGACTGAAACAGCTACACGTATTAGATTGATCTGACTTTGATGTTCGCTTCTTCTCGTTAGGTTTTGAACCACATGCTTTACATTTATGAGATTCATCCAAGTTGATGCCTTTTCTTGCTATGTCTTTCATTCACTTAATTCAGGATGAAGCTCTATAGTTACTGACTGCTTTCCAGTAGCATAGACCACATAACGAAACAGGAGAAGATTTGGAGTTTTCTTTTGATTTGATACTTGTTTTAGGGCATGGAGATTTGGAGACGTAATTACGCCTGGAGTGGTTTTCAACTGGCCCATTAAATTGATTTTTACCAGGTCCATCATCAAATATATTTTCAATTGGCCCATCGACATACTTATCTGTTGCTTGTCTAATCCACTAAACGGACCATCAGTATAAGTGATATTGGGCTTCTTGGTCCTGTCATTTTTACTGGAAGAGATACATGCCTCTTCATTTACCACCATCCGTTCATTTAACACAGGCCCATCATGTTTATCCAGGTTTAACCTATCAAACGAACCATCCCCTTTAGTAGCATGGGACCCTCATTCATAATCATTATCTTTCTTGGAATTATTTAAAGCCGTTGCAATATTGTTGGGAGCCAGATTAGGTATATTGTTACTCATTGTTTCTGCCACATATTCCTCGTTTTCTGTAAAAACATTTTCGATCCCAAAGCATCCAGACTGTACGTCTTCCACCGGAGCATTGAGAGTTGCCGGAAAATCATCAACTCTTCTGTCAGTCgaaatatcatcatcatccttgtTTGCCTGAAAAAGGTTTTGTCCATCATCTGCTGACGATTCTGACATATTACAGGACCTAAATTCCTTTTCAACTATATCTTCAAAATCATTAAACCTGAAGCAATCTTACTCATCCGAAGGATAATATGATTCATCACTGTTTCCTAACTCATCGGACTCAATGTCATCTAGATCATGATCTAAGTCTGAGCCTAAACCAACATTTGATATCGGTTCTGTAAAGTCATCGCACACCTCAATCCACCTTCTTTTTCTTCACAAACATTGATAAAATAATCACGTGATTTATCAATCAGTTTTAGTGAATCATTAACCTTTTCCAGATGAAACAACTTCACATAAACATCTGAGCTTCTGGTTACCCTTAAGCGAACAGTTATCCATCTCATAAACCACTCCTCACCAATCGGCAATTGACATGAATGTCTTCTCCGTCCAACAATGAATTGGGACCCCCCTTAATTCTTAGCCACGTCATACGACCTTCAGGACAAAATTCTTCACCCTATAATTGAACTTTGTGTATCCATTTACTTAGAGGGTGAGAGG
The window above is part of the Rutidosis leptorrhynchoides isolate AG116_Rl617_1_P2 chromosome 1, CSIRO_AGI_Rlap_v1, whole genome shotgun sequence genome. Proteins encoded here:
- the LOC139892484 gene encoding uncharacterized protein, with product MGGIDTAWVLCGDFNEVREFSDRLNCVFNQSRATRFNEFIARNNLIEIPINGRKFTRISDNGAKFSKLDRFIVNDNFINLWKDLSVNPLDRRVSDHCPIILKDKFIDYGPKPFKIFNEWFNKDGVADIVNNTWAKSVNSSRLDCIFRDHLKNVKFALRYWSKNAFGNLDIEINNLKVKVEELEKEPKRGPSMRVKEKNGWMIESNG